Proteins encoded together in one Streptomyces sp. NBC_01216 window:
- a CDS encoding histidine phosphatase family protein, whose protein sequence is MATLLLVRHGRSTANTSGVLAGRMPGVALDERGAAQAAALPGRLAAVPLSAAVSSPLQRCRETLRPLLDARPGLPLHTEERISECDYGDWSGRKLAELNDEPLMEVVQAHASAAAFPGGESMRAMQARAVDAVRDWNARIEAEHGEDAVYLMCSHGDLIKSIVADALGMHLDLFQRIHVDPCSVTAVRYTRVRPFLVRLGDTGDLAALAPRESPDTQGTAEVGGGAGAP, encoded by the coding sequence ATGGCCACGTTGCTCCTCGTCCGCCACGGACGTTCCACCGCCAACACCTCCGGGGTCCTCGCCGGGCGGATGCCCGGGGTCGCCCTCGACGAGCGCGGCGCCGCGCAGGCCGCCGCGCTCCCCGGACGGCTCGCCGCCGTGCCGCTGTCCGCCGCCGTCAGCAGCCCCCTGCAGCGCTGCCGCGAGACCCTCCGGCCGCTCCTGGACGCCCGCCCCGGGCTGCCGTTGCACACCGAGGAGCGGATCAGCGAGTGCGACTACGGCGACTGGTCCGGTCGCAAGCTCGCCGAACTCAACGACGAACCCCTGATGGAAGTCGTCCAGGCGCACGCGTCCGCCGCGGCCTTCCCCGGCGGCGAGTCCATGCGCGCCATGCAGGCGCGGGCCGTCGACGCCGTACGGGACTGGAACGCCCGGATCGAGGCCGAGCACGGCGAGGACGCCGTCTACCTGATGTGCTCGCACGGCGACCTCATCAAGTCGATCGTCGCGGACGCGCTCGGCATGCACCTCGACCTCTTCCAGCGCATCCACGTCGATCCCTGCTCCGTCACCGCCGTGCGCTACACCCGGGTGCGCCCCTTCCTGGTCCGACTCGGCGACACCGGCGACCTCGCCGCGCTCGCGCCCCGGGAGAGCCCGGACACCCAGGGGACCGCGGAGGTCGGGGGCGGCGCGGGCGCACCGTGA
- the corA gene encoding magnesium/cobalt transporter CorA: MPGVIVNSALYKSGARADGPADLSAALAEARASGDAFLWVGLYEPTEAEFDHVSAEFALHPLAVEDALKAHQRPKLEVYEDSLFMVLKPVVYEPESDRVSTDELMVFLGDSFVVTVRHGEGAPLAAVRRRLEAEPEVLRHGPTAVLYAISDAVVDHYIDVAGELQVDLEELEADVFAPVGRKPGNTAARIYAAKRQVLEFRRAGGPLMAPMQRLAAGAVPFVHEQAMPFFRDVVDHLTRANEQVEGLDRLLSDVLSAHLAQMGVRQNDDMRKISAWAAMAAVPTMVAGIYGMNFAHMPELAWGWSYPMVIVLMAGAVGGLYRLFKRRGWM; the protein is encoded by the coding sequence ATACCCGGCGTGATCGTGAACTCTGCCCTCTACAAGAGCGGTGCTCGTGCCGACGGCCCCGCCGATCTGTCCGCCGCCCTGGCGGAGGCCCGGGCGAGCGGGGACGCCTTCCTCTGGGTCGGTCTGTACGAGCCGACCGAGGCGGAGTTCGATCACGTGTCGGCCGAGTTCGCGCTGCACCCCCTGGCCGTCGAGGACGCGCTGAAGGCTCATCAGCGGCCGAAGCTGGAGGTGTACGAGGACTCGCTCTTCATGGTCCTCAAACCCGTGGTCTACGAGCCGGAAAGCGACCGCGTCAGCACGGACGAGCTGATGGTCTTCCTGGGCGATTCGTTCGTGGTGACGGTCCGGCACGGCGAGGGCGCGCCGCTCGCGGCGGTTCGGCGACGGCTGGAGGCCGAGCCGGAGGTGCTGCGGCACGGCCCGACGGCGGTCCTGTACGCGATCAGCGACGCGGTCGTCGACCACTACATCGACGTGGCCGGTGAGCTCCAGGTCGACCTGGAGGAGCTGGAGGCCGATGTGTTCGCGCCGGTCGGCAGGAAGCCGGGCAACACCGCGGCGCGGATCTACGCGGCCAAGCGCCAGGTGCTCGAGTTCCGGCGGGCCGGCGGGCCGCTGATGGCGCCGATGCAGCGGCTGGCGGCCGGGGCGGTGCCGTTCGTGCACGAGCAGGCCATGCCGTTCTTCCGGGACGTCGTCGACCACCTGACCCGGGCCAACGAGCAGGTGGAGGGTCTGGACCGGCTGCTCTCCGACGTGCTGTCGGCGCATCTGGCGCAGATGGGCGTGCGGCAGAACGACGACATGCGGAAGATCTCGGCCTGGGCGGCCATGGCCGCCGTCCCCACGATGGTCGCGGGGATCTACGGCATGAACTTCGCGCACATGCCGGAACTCGCCTGGGGCTGGTCGTACCCGATGGTCATCGTGCTGATGGCCGGGGCCGTGGGCGGCCTGTACCGGCTGTTCAAGCGGCGCGGCTGGATGTAG
- the mshC gene encoding cysteine--1-D-myo-inosityl 2-amino-2-deoxy-alpha-D-glucopyranoside ligase — MHAWPASEVPALPGKGRDLRIHDTATGGRVTLAPGPVARIYVCGITPYDATHLGHAATYNAFDLVQRVWLDTKRQVQYVQNVTDVDDPLLERAIRDGVDWVGLAERETALFREDMTALRMLPPQHYIGAVEAIPGIVPLVERLRDTGAAYELDGDVYFSVEADPHFGSVSHYDTELMRHLFAERGGDPDRPGKKNPLDPMLWMAAREGEPSWDGGSLGPGRPGWHIECVAIALDHLGMGFDVQGGGSDLVFPHHEMGASHAQALTGEYPMAKAYVHAGMVALHGQKMSKSKGNLVFVSALRRAGVDPAAIRLALLSHHYRADWEWTDQVLQEAVDRLARWRAAVSRPDGVSADALVEEIREALADDLDAPAALAAVDRWAAAQTADGGTDESAPGLVSRAVDALLGVAL; from the coding sequence ATGCATGCCTGGCCCGCTTCTGAGGTCCCCGCCCTGCCCGGCAAGGGCCGCGACCTCCGGATCCACGACACCGCGACCGGCGGACGAGTGACTCTCGCCCCCGGCCCCGTCGCCCGTATCTACGTCTGCGGCATCACGCCGTACGACGCGACCCACCTGGGTCACGCGGCGACCTACAATGCGTTCGACCTCGTTCAGCGCGTGTGGCTCGACACCAAGCGGCAGGTCCAGTACGTCCAGAACGTCACCGACGTCGACGATCCACTCCTGGAACGGGCGATCCGCGACGGCGTCGACTGGGTGGGGCTCGCCGAGCGTGAGACCGCCCTGTTCCGTGAGGACATGACCGCCCTGCGGATGCTGCCGCCGCAGCACTACATCGGCGCGGTCGAGGCCATACCGGGGATCGTGCCGCTGGTCGAGCGACTGCGTGACACCGGCGCCGCCTACGAGCTGGACGGCGACGTCTACTTCTCCGTCGAGGCCGACCCGCACTTCGGCTCGGTGTCGCACTACGACACCGAGCTCATGCGGCACCTCTTCGCCGAGCGCGGCGGGGACCCGGACCGTCCGGGCAAGAAGAACCCGCTCGACCCGATGCTCTGGATGGCCGCCCGGGAGGGCGAGCCGAGCTGGGACGGCGGCAGCCTCGGCCCCGGCCGCCCCGGCTGGCACATCGAGTGCGTCGCCATCGCCCTCGACCACCTCGGCATGGGCTTCGACGTGCAGGGCGGCGGCTCCGACCTCGTCTTCCCGCACCACGAGATGGGCGCCTCGCACGCCCAGGCGCTCACCGGCGAGTACCCGATGGCCAAGGCGTACGTCCACGCCGGCATGGTCGCGCTGCACGGCCAGAAGATGTCCAAGTCCAAGGGCAACCTGGTCTTCGTCTCGGCGCTCCGCCGCGCCGGTGTCGACCCGGCCGCCATCCGCCTCGCGCTCCTCTCCCACCACTACCGCGCCGACTGGGAGTGGACCGACCAGGTCCTCCAGGAAGCCGTGGACCGGCTGGCGCGCTGGCGCGCGGCGGTCTCGCGTCCCGACGGAGTGTCCGCCGACGCGCTCGTCGAGGAGATCCGGGAGGCCCTCGCCGACGACCTCGACGCCCCGGCGGCGCTCGCCGCGGTCGACCGCTGGGCCGCGGCCCAGACCGCGGACGGCGGGACGGACGAGTCCGCGCCCGGCCTCGTCTCCCGCGCCGTCGACGCACTGCTCGGGGTCGCCCTGTAG
- a CDS encoding DUF3090 domain-containing protein, which yields MSRQVFLYDPPERFVAGTVGLPGRRTFFLQASAAGRVTSVALEKTQVAALAERIDELLDEVVRRTGGNAPVPAVAPADIADTAPLDAPVEEEFRVGTMALAWDGEEQRMIVEAQALVELDAESDEDLADAEERLLQDEENGPPMLRVRLTGAQARAFAKRALDVVNAGRPPCPLCSLPLDPEGHVCPRQNGYRRGA from the coding sequence GTGTCCCGTCAGGTGTTCCTCTACGACCCACCGGAGCGTTTCGTGGCCGGTACGGTCGGGCTGCCTGGCCGCCGTACGTTCTTCCTTCAGGCGTCCGCGGCGGGCCGGGTCACCAGCGTGGCCCTGGAGAAGACCCAGGTGGCCGCCCTCGCCGAACGCATCGACGAACTCCTCGACGAGGTCGTGCGCCGCACCGGCGGCAACGCCCCCGTCCCGGCCGTCGCCCCCGCCGACATCGCGGACACCGCCCCGCTGGACGCTCCGGTGGAGGAGGAGTTCCGGGTCGGCACGATGGCACTGGCCTGGGACGGCGAGGAACAGCGCATGATCGTCGAGGCGCAGGCGCTGGTGGAACTCGACGCCGAGTCCGACGAAGACCTCGCCGATGCCGAGGAACGCCTGCTCCAGGACGAGGAGAACGGCCCGCCGATGCTGCGCGTCCGGCTCACCGGAGCGCAGGCCCGTGCCTTCGCCAAGCGCGCCCTCGACGTGGTCAACGCGGGCCGTCCGCCATGCCCGCTGTGCAGCCTGCCGCTCGACCCCGAGGGCCATGTGTGCCCGCGCCAGAACGGATACCGGCGCGGCGCATGA
- a CDS encoding SCO1664 family protein, translating into MTDAEGPPVPLVPARYPGPAGPPSVADAELLSRGELTVRGQIHEASNAVLLCSVAHRGRRAECVYKPVAGEQPLWDFPDGNLARREVAAYAVSEATGWGLVPPTVLRDGPYGEGMVQLWIEADPGASLLALTEDEQAGEGWKAVGPAQVGADRTALLVHADSPVLRRLAVLDAVINNGDRKGGHLLPASDGRLYAIDHGVTFHVEDKLRTLLWGWSGERLPTEAVEVLADLATALEPGAPLATRLAELLTAAEVDALRARVDALRAAGRHPEPSGRWPAIPWPPV; encoded by the coding sequence ATGACGGACGCCGAAGGACCCCCCGTACCCCTGGTTCCGGCCCGGTACCCCGGGCCGGCCGGGCCCCCCTCCGTCGCGGACGCCGAACTCCTCAGCCGGGGGGAGCTGACCGTCCGCGGCCAGATCCACGAGGCGTCCAACGCGGTGCTCCTCTGCTCGGTCGCCCACCGGGGCCGGCGGGCCGAATGCGTCTACAAGCCCGTCGCCGGCGAGCAGCCGCTGTGGGACTTCCCCGACGGGAACCTGGCTCGGCGCGAGGTCGCCGCCTATGCCGTCTCCGAGGCGACCGGCTGGGGCCTGGTGCCGCCCACGGTGCTGCGCGACGGCCCGTACGGCGAGGGCATGGTCCAGCTGTGGATCGAGGCCGACCCCGGCGCGAGCCTGCTCGCGCTCACCGAGGACGAGCAGGCCGGGGAGGGCTGGAAGGCCGTCGGCCCCGCGCAGGTCGGAGCGGACCGCACCGCGCTCCTGGTACACGCCGACAGCCCCGTGCTGCGCCGCCTGGCCGTCCTGGACGCGGTCATCAACAACGGCGACCGCAAGGGCGGACATCTGCTGCCCGCCTCCGACGGGCGGCTGTACGCCATCGACCACGGGGTGACCTTCCACGTGGAGGACAAGCTCCGGACGTTGCTGTGGGGCTGGTCGGGCGAGCGGCTGCCCACCGAGGCCGTCGAGGTCCTGGCCGATCTCGCCACCGCACTGGAGCCCGGCGCTCCGCTCGCCACCCGGCTGGCGGAACTGCTCACCGCGGCCGAGGTGGACGCTCTGCGCGCCCGGGTGGACGCCCTCCGGGCCGCCGGACGGCACCCGGAGCCGTCCGGCCGGTGGCCCGCGATCCCCTGGCCACCGGTCTGA